Proteins encoded within one genomic window of Candidatus Methylomirabilota bacterium:
- a CDS encoding DoxX family protein, whose translation MRRGREYGITVLRVTLGVVFVMHGYSAGFELTPAGVAGFNASMGIPLPTVTAWFVILGHFLGGASLVLGYYTRIGALVHVVIMGGAVFFVHLGQGFFLQGIIVDAAAGKAIAGGYEYGLVLLMASVAILFLGSGPLGLDRPKR comes from the coding sequence ATGCGGCGTGGGCGCGAGTACGGGATCACAGTGCTGCGGGTCACTCTGGGAGTGGTCTTCGTGATGCACGGCTATTCCGCCGGCTTTGAACTTACCCCTGCCGGTGTGGCCGGCTTTAATGCCTCCATGGGCATTCCGCTCCCGACGGTCACGGCCTGGTTTGTGATCCTGGGCCACTTCCTGGGTGGGGCATCGCTCGTCCTGGGGTATTACACTCGTATCGGCGCGTTAGTCCATGTGGTGATTATGGGGGGTGCGGTCTTCTTCGTCCACCTGGGGCAGGGTTTTTTCCTGCAAGGCATCATCGTGGACGCCGCGGCGGGCAAGGCGATCGCCGGCGGGTACGAATACGGCCTCGTCCTCCTCATGGCTTCAGTCGCGATCCTCTTCCTTGGAAGTGGGCCGCTCGGTCTCGACCGCCCAAAACGCTGA